A DNA window from Capnocytophaga sp. ARDL2 contains the following coding sequences:
- a CDS encoding RNA methyltransferase, protein MNITKNQVKNIASLKQKKYRLQNKQFVVEGKKGIEELIDSTFELQHLVVSNSNDFPKVKNKWIAKSEDFSKMSNLTTAPDCLAVFKIPSEPNIDTNGLIVALDSVRDPGNLGTIIRLCDWFGIRQIVCSKETAELYNPKVVQATMGSITRVQVNYLDLEMFLNDYSHPIYGTFMNGETIYTESLPENACIIMGNEANGISPEIEKLSTHRLTIPRFGINQKTESLNVATATAIVLSEFRRRLV, encoded by the coding sequence ATGAATATTACGAAAAATCAAGTTAAAAATATTGCTTCATTGAAGCAAAAAAAATACAGATTGCAAAATAAACAATTTGTAGTTGAAGGAAAAAAAGGAATAGAAGAATTGATAGATTCTACTTTTGAATTGCAACATTTGGTTGTTTCAAATTCAAATGATTTTCCAAAAGTGAAAAATAAGTGGATTGCAAAATCGGAAGATTTTTCCAAGATGAGCAATTTGACTACAGCTCCCGATTGTTTGGCTGTATTTAAGATACCATCAGAGCCAAATATTGATACCAATGGATTGATTGTAGCATTGGACAGTGTACGCGACCCAGGAAATTTGGGTACTATAATTCGTTTGTGTGATTGGTTTGGAATCAGACAAATCGTTTGTAGTAAAGAAACTGCCGAATTGTATAACCCGAAAGTCGTTCAGGCAACGATGGGGTCAATCACTCGTGTGCAAGTGAATTACCTTGATTTAGAAATGTTTTTAAATGATTATTCTCATCCGATTTATGGAACATTTATGAACGGTGAAACAATATATACCGAATCTTTGCCAGAAAATGCTTGTATCATTATGGGAAATGAAGCTAATGGAATTTCGCCTGAAATAGAAAAACTATCCACTCATCGATTGACGATTCCTCGTTTTGGTATAAATCAAAAAACCGAAAGTTTGAATGTTGCTACAGCAACTGCAATTGTTTTGAGTGAGTTTAGGAGAAGATTAGTGTAG
- a CDS encoding VOC family protein, protein MATRINPYLNFNGNCEEAFNFYKKAFGGDFTMVVRSDETPMEVPENEKNRIMYIELPIGENDKLMGSDIFESLGQKLVTGNHNYVSIAVDSKAEADRLFHALSEGGEIEMPMEEQFFGYFGDFKDKFGISWMIIFEG, encoded by the coding sequence ATGGCAACAAGAATCAATCCGTATTTGAATTTTAATGGGAATTGCGAAGAAGCGTTTAATTTCTACAAAAAGGCTTTCGGGGGCGATTTTACAATGGTGGTTCGTTCTGATGAAACTCCGATGGAAGTCCCTGAAAACGAGAAAAACCGCATAATGTATATCGAACTTCCGATAGGCGAAAACGACAAACTAATGGGGTCGGACATTTTCGAATCGCTTGGGCAAAAACTTGTTACGGGCAATCACAACTATGTGAGTATTGCCGTAGATAGCAAAGCCGAAGCTGACCGCCTTTTCCACGCACTTTCCGAAGGGGGCGAAATAGAAATGCCTATGGAAGAGCAGTTTTTTGGCTATTTCGGAGATTTTAAAGATAAATTCGGTATCTCTTGGATGATTATTTTTGAGGGGTAA
- a CDS encoding NAD-dependent deacylase has product MKQKLVVLSGAGISAESGISTFRDANGLWENHRIEEVASPEGFEANPELVMRFYNLRRAQLKEVVPNEAHKLLVQLEEKYDVQIITQNVDDLHERAGSSNVLHLHGELNKVCPIDNTVFGTTWEGDLHIGDTDERGVQLRPYIVWFGEAVPNIELATFWVENADILLVIGTSLQVYPAAGLLHYAPKNCKIYHINPDETPLVNSKHIFIQNVASKGMKTFCEMIENKK; this is encoded by the coding sequence ATGAAACAAAAATTAGTAGTCCTCTCAGGTGCAGGAATCTCTGCTGAAAGTGGCATTTCTACTTTTAGAGACGCCAACGGACTGTGGGAAAACCATAGAATCGAGGAAGTAGCCTCACCCGAAGGTTTTGAAGCCAATCCTGAGTTGGTCATGCGATTTTACAACCTGCGAAGAGCACAGTTAAAAGAAGTAGTTCCAAACGAAGCCCATAAATTATTGGTACAATTGGAGGAAAAATACGATGTACAAATCATTACCCAAAATGTAGATGATTTACACGAAAGAGCGGGTTCGTCTAATGTATTGCATTTACACGGCGAATTAAACAAAGTTTGCCCAATTGACAACACGGTTTTTGGCACAACTTGGGAAGGCGATTTGCATATAGGTGACACAGACGAACGAGGTGTGCAATTGCGACCTTATATCGTGTGGTTTGGCGAGGCAGTTCCTAATATAGAACTGGCAACCTTTTGGGTAGAAAATGCCGACATTTTGTTGGTGATAGGCACTTCATTGCAAGTATATCCTGCCGCAGGATTGTTGCATTACGCACCCAAAAATTGCAAAATCTATCACATCAATCCAGACGAAACACCCTTGGTCAACAGTAAGCATATTTTTATTCAAAATGTGGCAAGTAAGGGAATGAAGACATTTTGTGAAATGATTGAAAATAAAAAATAA
- a CDS encoding aconitase family protein, with protein sequence MSYSISLGQKAQANIPKLMKFMNDFGVITARDPKGEYHAMTDVIHKVLNDITVDEWAIIIGGDSHTRMSKGVAFGADSGTVALALATGEASMPIPESVKVTFKGSMKEHMDFRDVVHATQLQMLQQFDGENVFQGRIIEVHIGTLLADQAFTFTDWTAEMKAKASICISQDETLIESLEIAKSRIQIMIEKGMDNENQVLKGLIAKADKRIAEIRSGEKPALQPDANAKYYAEVVIDLDLIDEPMIADPDVNNADISKRYTHDTIRPLSFYGDNRKVDLGFVGSCMVHKDDLKIVSQMLKNLEKEYGEVKFNAPLVVAAPTYNIIDELKAEGDWEYLQKYSGFEFSDALPKQTARTEYENIMYLERPGCNLCMGNQEKAAKGDTVLSTSTRLFQGRVVEDRADKKGESLLASTPVVVLSAILGRIPTLEEYKVAVKGINLTKFQPISTKI encoded by the coding sequence ATGTCATACAGCATCAGTTTGGGACAAAAAGCTCAGGCGAATATCCCAAAATTGATGAAGTTCATGAACGATTTTGGTGTCATTACAGCTCGTGATCCTAAGGGTGAATACCACGCAATGACGGATGTTATCCATAAAGTATTGAACGATATTACGGTGGACGAATGGGCGATTATCATCGGTGGTGACTCGCACACGCGTATGTCAAAAGGAGTAGCTTTTGGTGCTGATTCGGGTACAGTTGCCTTGGCATTGGCGACGGGTGAGGCTTCGATGCCAATCCCTGAATCTGTGAAAGTTACCTTCAAAGGTTCGATGAAAGAGCATATGGATTTCCGTGATGTGGTTCACGCTACGCAGTTGCAAATGTTGCAGCAATTTGACGGCGAAAATGTGTTCCAAGGTAGAATTATCGAGGTGCATATCGGAACTTTATTGGCAGACCAAGCTTTTACTTTCACCGATTGGACAGCGGAAATGAAAGCCAAAGCGTCAATTTGTATTTCTCAAGATGAGACATTGATTGAATCTTTAGAAATTGCGAAATCTCGTATTCAGATAATGATAGAGAAAGGCATGGACAACGAAAATCAAGTACTAAAAGGACTGATAGCGAAAGCCGACAAGCGTATCGCGGAAATCCGTTCGGGCGAAAAACCAGCCTTGCAACCTGATGCGAATGCGAAATATTATGCTGAGGTGGTTATCGATTTGGATTTGATTGATGAACCAATGATTGCCGATCCAGATGTGAATAATGCGGATATCTCTAAGCGTTATACCCACGACACGATTCGTCCGTTGTCGTTCTATGGCGATAACAGAAAGGTAGATTTAGGGTTCGTAGGTTCGTGTATGGTACATAAAGACGACTTGAAAATCGTTTCGCAAATGCTCAAAAACTTAGAGAAAGAATACGGTGAAGTGAAATTCAACGCACCGCTTGTGGTTGCCGCTCCGACATACAACATTATCGACGAGCTAAAAGCAGAAGGAGATTGGGAATACCTACAAAAATATTCAGGATTTGAGTTCTCTGATGCCTTGCCAAAACAAACGGCAAGAACAGAGTACGAAAACATCATGTATTTAGAAAGACCAGGTTGTAACCTTTGTATGGGTAACCAGGAGAAAGCAGCAAAAGGTGACACGGTGTTATCGACCTCTACTCGTTTGTTCCAAGGTCGTGTGGTAGAAGACCGTGCCGACAAAAAAGGAGAATCATTATTGGCATCAACGCCAGTGGTTGTCTTGTCAGCTATCTTAGGTCGCATCCCAACTTTGGAGGAATACAAAGTAGCTGTAAAAGGTATTAACTTGACGAAGTTTCAGCCGATTTCTACGAAGATATAG
- a CDS encoding helix-turn-helix domain-containing protein codes for MSLFFWISETDDYFQYFSPASTFTDLVFFCQGTMQNTQNHQNLSQNGVVFGQKTSFSNYQTLHSKAKLFGIRVRPSIFLLTLKIPAFQLNEQSISLGQLFGNEGDRLTDNIINAPTIEESIALFSSFIIQKIKELPAKYQLIEKIVHSDAIFRDFSAKNLALSERQFERNFKDYTGFSLRKYTKIKRFEQVYNALRSAQNIDNLTQFAIQYDYYDQAHFNRDFKEFTNLSPLQLFQKK; via the coding sequence ATGTCGCTTTTTTTTTGGATAAGCGAAACGGACGATTATTTCCAATATTTTTCGCCTGCTTCCACATTTACGGATTTGGTTTTCTTTTGTCAGGGAACGATGCAAAACACTCAAAATCATCAAAATTTATCTCAAAACGGCGTTGTTTTTGGTCAGAAAACTTCCTTTTCCAATTATCAAACGCTCCATTCAAAAGCAAAACTTTTTGGCATTCGAGTGCGTCCGTCTATTTTTCTTTTAACCCTAAAAATACCCGCTTTTCAACTCAATGAACAAAGCATTTCTTTGGGGCAACTTTTTGGAAACGAGGGCGACCGCCTTACGGATAATATCATCAATGCCCCGACCATAGAAGAGTCGATTGCTTTATTTTCTTCGTTTATCATTCAAAAAATAAAAGAGCTACCAGCGAAATATCAACTCATAGAAAAGATTGTCCATTCTGATGCGATTTTCCGCGATTTTTCGGCAAAAAACTTGGCTCTTTCGGAGCGTCAGTTTGAACGAAATTTCAAAGATTACACCGGATTTTCATTGAGAAAGTACACCAAAATCAAACGCTTTGAGCAAGTTTACAATGCGTTGCGTTCTGCCCAAAATATCGACAATCTGACGCAGTTTGCCATACAATATGATTATTACGACCAAGCCCATTTCAATCGTGATTTTAAGGAATTTACAAACCTTTCGCCCTTGCAATTGTTCCAAAAAAAATAA
- the accD gene encoding acetyl-CoA carboxylase, carboxyltransferase subunit beta, whose product MAWFKRKEKGITTPTEDKKDTPKGLWYKSPTGKVVEQDELEANLWVSPEDDYHVRIGSNEYFQILFDDNKYKELFDKIVSKDSLNFEDTKKYSDRLKEAKEKTRLKDAVRVAVGKSKGKDMVVACMDFAFIGGSMGSVVGEKISRGIDYAIQKKLPFMMISKSGGARMMEAAFSLMQMAKTSAKLTLLSDAQLPYISLCTDPTTGGTTASYAMLGDINIAEPGALIGFAGPRIVKDTTGKDLPEGFQTSEFLLEHGFLDFVVHRKELKDKVNQYIDLVMNQPLR is encoded by the coding sequence ATGGCTTGGTTTAAAAGAAAAGAAAAGGGAATCACAACCCCTACAGAAGATAAAAAAGACACGCCCAAAGGTCTTTGGTACAAATCTCCCACGGGAAAAGTGGTAGAACAAGACGAATTGGAAGCAAATCTTTGGGTAAGCCCAGAAGATGATTATCATGTGAGAATTGGAAGTAACGAATATTTCCAAATCCTTTTTGATGACAACAAATACAAAGAATTATTTGACAAAATCGTTTCAAAAGATTCATTAAATTTTGAAGACACCAAAAAATACTCTGACCGTCTAAAAGAAGCAAAAGAAAAAACACGCTTGAAAGACGCAGTACGTGTTGCTGTTGGAAAATCGAAAGGAAAAGATATGGTAGTTGCCTGTATGGATTTCGCATTCATCGGAGGTTCTATGGGATCGGTTGTAGGTGAAAAAATCTCAAGAGGTATCGACTATGCTATCCAGAAAAAATTGCCTTTCATGATGATTTCAAAGTCAGGAGGTGCTCGTATGATGGAAGCTGCTTTTTCCTTGATGCAAATGGCAAAAACCTCTGCAAAATTGACCTTACTTTCCGATGCTCAGTTGCCGTACATTTCATTGTGTACAGACCCAACCACAGGAGGGACAACCGCTTCGTATGCGATGTTGGGAGATATCAACATTGCAGAGCCCGGAGCTTTGATTGGATTCGCAGGTCCTCGTATCGTAAAAGATACCACAGGAAAAGATTTACCAGAAGGTTTCCAAACATCTGAATTCTTATTAGAACACGGTTTCTTGGATTTCGTTGTTCACAGAAAAGAATTAAAAGACAAAGTAAATCAATACATCGACTTGGTAATGAACCAACCGTTGAGATAA
- a CDS encoding serine hydrolase domain-containing protein, giving the protein MNKFSIIASCFLISQLFYAQVFNKQKLDAYLTTLENHNKVMGSFALSKDNQLMYQKTIGFSDVQNQQKATVETPYRVGSVTKMLTATLVMKAVEEGKLKLDKKLAEFYPQIPNADKISIKNLLRHRSGIFNVTQEYSYYEWNTKPQTKQSMIYRIASYESQFEPASKTKYSNSNYILLSYILEDVYQSTFADLLDKKIFQPLGMNNSRLGTDVNFRQKEARSYFFDKKWIEEATTDLSFVSGAGALISTTSDMLKFVNALFEGKIISKQSLETMQTIEGGMGLGMFHLPFYDHKAFAHTGGIDKFTAILCYFPEEKIGYARAVNGVAYTINNVDIALLSAAFGKEYEIPVFEEQNNNLSLEKGLEGTYVSSELPIKIKVYYSGEQLLAQATGQMPFPLTKKEEAIYVYSLANIEIQFEIDEYKLILKQGGGRFVFLKE; this is encoded by the coding sequence ATGAATAAATTTTCTATAATAGCAAGCTGTTTTTTGATTAGTCAACTGTTTTATGCTCAGGTTTTTAATAAACAAAAACTCGATGCCTATCTCACTACATTGGAAAATCATAATAAGGTCATGGGAAGTTTCGCTTTGTCAAAAGATAATCAATTAATGTATCAAAAGACCATAGGATTTTCGGATGTACAAAACCAGCAAAAAGCAACAGTTGAAACGCCTTATCGAGTGGGTTCGGTAACTAAAATGCTTACAGCAACTTTAGTGATGAAAGCTGTTGAAGAAGGTAAATTGAAATTAGATAAAAAATTAGCAGAATTTTACCCACAGATTCCCAATGCTGATAAAATTTCTATAAAAAATTTACTCAGACATCGCAGTGGAATTTTTAATGTAACTCAAGAATATTCCTATTATGAATGGAATACAAAACCGCAGACTAAACAGTCTATGATATACCGAATTGCATCCTACGAAAGTCAGTTTGAGCCTGCGAGTAAAACCAAATATAGCAACTCTAACTACATATTGTTGAGTTATATTTTGGAAGATGTATATCAAAGTACGTTTGCAGATTTATTGGATAAAAAAATCTTTCAACCCTTGGGAATGAACAATTCTCGATTGGGAACGGATGTAAATTTTAGACAAAAGGAAGCTCGTTCGTATTTTTTTGATAAAAAATGGATAGAAGAAGCTACAACAGATTTGTCTTTTGTGTCAGGGGCGGGGGCTTTGATTTCTACTACATCAGACATGCTCAAATTTGTCAATGCTTTGTTTGAGGGTAAAATCATTTCTAAGCAAAGTTTAGAAACTATGCAAACGATAGAAGGAGGAATGGGATTGGGAATGTTTCATTTGCCTTTTTATGACCATAAAGCTTTTGCACATACTGGAGGAATAGATAAATTTACTGCTATATTGTGTTATTTTCCAGAGGAAAAAATTGGGTATGCTCGTGCAGTAAATGGTGTAGCTTATACCATCAATAACGTTGATATTGCACTTTTGAGTGCTGCTTTTGGAAAAGAATATGAAATTCCAGTGTTTGAGGAGCAAAATAATAATCTAAGCTTAGAAAAAGGTTTAGAGGGAACTTATGTATCATCAGAGTTGCCAATAAAAATAAAAGTGTATTATAGTGGAGAACAATTATTGGCACAAGCAACAGGTCAAATGCCTTTTCCTTTGACTAAAAAAGAAGAAGCTATTTATGTCTATTCATTGGCAAATATTGAAATTCAATTTGAAATTGATGAATACAAATTGATTTTGAAACAAGGCGGAGGTAGATTTGTGTTTTTGAAGGAATAA
- a CDS encoding heme-binding domain-containing protein gives MVIAGLQLFQIDKTNLSYDETKDFLVVNQTPNEVATLIRNACYDCHSYETKYPWYTYVQPVGWFVKDHIMEGRQELNFSIFDMYSPQRKIKKIEESAECIEIGEMPLTSYVITHPEANLSNEAKSLLINYFRSLQSNYYTQTNDLR, from the coding sequence TTGGTAATTGCAGGATTGCAATTGTTTCAAATCGATAAAACGAATTTATCGTATGACGAAACTAAGGATTTTTTAGTGGTAAATCAAACGCCTAATGAAGTAGCAACATTGATAAGAAATGCTTGTTACGATTGTCATTCTTATGAAACAAAATATCCTTGGTATACTTATGTTCAGCCAGTGGGGTGGTTTGTGAAAGACCACATAATGGAGGGCAGACAAGAACTAAATTTTTCTATATTTGATATGTATTCACCACAAAGAAAAATTAAAAAAATAGAGGAAAGTGCTGAATGTATTGAAATTGGAGAAATGCCATTGACAAGTTATGTTATCACTCATCCAGAGGCTAATTTGTCCAACGAGGCTAAATCTTTGTTAATCAATTATTTTAGAAGTTTACAGTCAAATTATTATACTCAAACGAATGATCTGCGATGA
- a CDS encoding DinB family protein, producing MKCIITPQEWIENWQANRRLTRRVIEAFPEKELFEFSVVGMRPFAHIADELLHAIDTNLNQIVGKQVVEYQDYTAYIGYAGNTKAEILANWDKATAKIDDLMNEFPQEQYREQINLQGEFEMSVIGILTYQLQNEIHHRGQGYVYLRVLGIEPPGFYDVY from the coding sequence ATGAAATGTATCATCACACCACAAGAATGGATAGAAAATTGGCAAGCCAACCGCCGATTGACACGCCGTGTTATAGAAGCGTTTCCAGAGAAAGAATTGTTTGAATTTTCGGTGGTCGGAATGCGTCCGTTTGCCCATATCGCCGATGAATTGCTTCACGCAATTGACACAAATCTGAATCAAATCGTTGGGAAACAAGTTGTCGAATACCAAGATTATACCGCTTATATTGGCTATGCAGGAAATACCAAAGCCGAAATTTTAGCCAATTGGGACAAGGCTACTGCCAAAATTGATGATTTGATGAATGAATTTCCGCAGGAGCAGTATCGTGAGCAAATCAATTTGCAAGGGGAGTTTGAAATGTCGGTAATCGGAATTTTGACTTATCAACTTCAAAATGAAATCCATCACCGAGGTCAAGGCTATGTGTACCTTCGAGTGTTGGGCATCGAGCCACCTGGTTTTTATGATGTTTATTAA
- a CDS encoding BamA/TamA family outer membrane protein, producing MKKKLSPSLYIVLSSILVSACNLTKRVPDGSYLLTENKIEVNDKKSSDSKVTAQLYQQPNSSIGGLPLRLMVYNAANAQPRADYDQWLERNPNTKQFLVSLLSEKQVDRLGDSFFVSGISNTMKDFGEAPVIFDSERADRSEIRLKNYFFNQGYFNTTVSKEIDTVSKEKKALVTYKIQTGSPFLLDSISTKINSPELEALYEEKNKITFLHKDDKYNAAVLDRERDRMTTFFRNNGVFDFQKSYINFEIDTLKQNNTADILVRVEDKSIKMSNSDTLIKEPFKIYKIDEVNIYTTNFQNRKDELKKTTYRGVNIFSKGKLNYKAKTLYDANFINHGDVYSDQKRALTIKSFSSYLNVFNYPTIEFLANKNDTVQNSLIANIYVSPRKRASFNPSVDVTHSNIQQIGIEGAVSTSFRNIFKGSETLDVSFRGNIGSSTSPNFRTTDRFFNIIEYGVDVKLGIPKFWFFTDTDVLISRQMFPTTNVSVGLSNQQNIGLDKQNFTSIFNYNWSPRNRNNLSLDVFNIQFVKNTNPGNYFNVYRTSYNTLNNIATNTKNVPDEYFDELGNLIINDGVDAFIEDVLQNNSLIPIRDPKYRQVASIAERRKRLTENNLILATNLTFTTSTRTGIQDNDFYNLKAKVETAGNLFSLMNLNQRADGRRTFLDVAYSQYVKTELEYVKYFDLGNKNVIAIRAFGGIAIPYGNSTNIPFSRSYFAGGSNDNRAWQSYRLGPGSSGGVNDFNEANMKMAFNLEYRFNVSEPINLALFADAGNIWNTLDDTSNEDMKFTGWNSLKDIALGTGLGLRYDLSFFVIRFDTGFKTYNPDKELENKWFHQWNFKEMQINVGVNYPF from the coding sequence TTGAAAAAAAAATTATCACCCAGTTTATATATCGTTTTATCGAGTATTCTCGTTTCTGCCTGCAACCTTACAAAGAGAGTTCCAGATGGTAGCTATTTGCTTACAGAAAACAAGATAGAGGTCAATGATAAGAAATCTTCTGATTCTAAAGTCACTGCACAATTATATCAACAACCCAACTCTTCGATAGGTGGTTTGCCGTTGCGATTGATGGTTTACAATGCTGCAAATGCACAGCCTCGTGCAGATTATGACCAATGGTTGGAACGCAACCCTAATACCAAACAGTTTTTAGTGAGCCTATTATCTGAAAAACAAGTCGATCGTTTAGGCGATTCGTTTTTTGTATCGGGTATTAGCAATACAATGAAAGATTTTGGTGAAGCTCCTGTAATTTTTGATAGCGAAAGAGCCGATCGTTCGGAAATTCGCTTGAAAAACTATTTCTTCAACCAAGGCTATTTCAACACAACCGTTTCTAAAGAAATTGACACCGTTTCAAAAGAGAAAAAAGCTTTAGTAACCTATAAAATTCAAACAGGTAGCCCCTTTTTATTAGATAGTATTTCAACAAAAATCAATTCACCTGAATTGGAAGCTCTTTACGAAGAAAAAAACAAAATTACTTTTTTACACAAAGACGACAAATACAATGCAGCCGTTTTGGACAGAGAACGTGACCGTATGACTACATTTTTCCGAAACAATGGGGTGTTTGATTTTCAAAAATCATATATCAATTTTGAGATTGATACTTTAAAACAAAACAACACTGCAGATATTTTGGTACGTGTTGAGGACAAAAGTATCAAAATGTCAAATAGTGACACTTTGATTAAAGAACCTTTTAAAATCTATAAAATAGACGAAGTAAATATCTATACGACTAATTTTCAAAATAGAAAAGACGAGTTGAAAAAAACAACGTATCGTGGGGTAAATATTTTTAGCAAGGGAAAACTAAACTACAAGGCTAAAACTCTATACGATGCCAATTTCATCAACCATGGCGATGTGTATTCAGACCAAAAAAGAGCCTTGACTATCAAATCGTTTTCATCTTATTTGAACGTCTTTAACTATCCAACCATCGAATTTTTGGCAAATAAAAATGATACTGTTCAAAATTCATTAATTGCCAATATTTATGTAAGCCCACGTAAAAGAGCTTCGTTCAATCCGTCGGTCGATGTCACGCATTCAAATATTCAACAAATTGGTATTGAAGGGGCTGTTAGTACCTCTTTCCGAAATATTTTTAAAGGTTCAGAAACATTAGATGTAAGTTTTAGAGGTAATATTGGTTCATCAACATCACCAAATTTCCGTACAACCGATCGATTTTTCAACATTATAGAATACGGGGTGGATGTAAAATTGGGAATACCAAAATTTTGGTTTTTCACAGATACCGATGTACTGATATCGAGACAAATGTTTCCAACAACCAATGTAAGTGTGGGGCTTTCAAATCAGCAAAACATTGGTTTGGACAAACAAAACTTCACCTCGATTTTCAACTACAACTGGAGCCCGAGAAATCGAAACAATTTATCATTGGATGTATTCAATATTCAATTTGTAAAAAACACAAATCCAGGAAATTATTTCAACGTATATCGTACCTCGTACAATACGCTAAACAATATTGCAACAAACACCAAAAATGTTCCTGACGAATATTTTGACGAATTAGGAAACCTAATCATCAATGATGGGGTCGATGCCTTTATAGAAGATGTTTTACAAAACAATTCCTTAATTCCAATAAGAGATCCGAAATATAGACAAGTTGCCAGTATTGCTGAACGTAGAAAAAGATTGACCGAAAACAACTTGATTTTGGCTACCAATTTGACCTTTACTACCTCAACAAGAACAGGTATCCAAGACAATGACTTTTACAACTTAAAGGCAAAAGTAGAAACCGCGGGAAACCTTTTTAGCTTGATGAATCTCAATCAAAGAGCTGACGGAAGACGCACATTTCTCGATGTGGCTTATTCGCAATATGTAAAAACCGAATTGGAATATGTAAAATATTTTGATTTAGGAAATAAAAATGTTATTGCCATAAGAGCCTTTGGAGGTATTGCCATTCCGTACGGAAACAGTACCAATATTCCGTTTTCACGAAGTTATTTTGCTGGTGGTTCCAACGACAACCGTGCGTGGCAATCATACCGTTTGGGACCAGGAAGTAGCGGTGGTGTCAATGATTTCAACGAAGCAAATATGAAAATGGCTTTCAATCTTGAATACCGTTTCAACGTCAGTGAACCAATCAATTTGGCTTTATTTGCCGATGCAGGAAACATTTGGAATACCCTCGATGATACATCCAATGAAGACATGAAATTTACAGGATGGAATTCACTCAAAGACATAGCCTTAGGAACAGGATTGGGACTTCGCTATGATTTAAGTTTCTTTGTCATTCGTTTTGATACTGGTTTCAAAACCTATAACCCAGACAAAGAACTCGAAAACAAATGGTTCCATCAATGGAATTTTAAAGAAATGCAGATAAATGTTGGGGTAAATTACCCTTTCTAA
- the fbaA gene encoding class II fructose-bisphosphate aldolase has product MSHTIKPGVATGDQVQEIFRYAKEKGFALPAVNVTTSSNINGVMETAAKLNAPVIIQFSNGGGLYMAGKGLSNEDEKAAIAGCVAGAKHIHELAELYGATVILHTDHCAKKLLPWIDGLLDASEKHFAQTGKPLFSSHMIDLSEETIEENLEISKKYLERMSKMGMTLEIELGITGGEEDGVDNTGVDSSKLYTQPEEVAYAYEELMKISPRFTIAAAFGNVHGVYKPGNVKLTPKILDNSQKFVEQKYGTEKNPIDFVFHGGSGSTLEEIREAISYGVIKMNIDTDLQFAFTEGARDYIIEKKDYLMTQIGNPEGDDVPNKKYYDPRKWLRESEKTFNKRLEQAFADLNNVNTL; this is encoded by the coding sequence ATGAGTCATACTATCAAACCTGGTGTAGCAACAGGTGATCAAGTTCAAGAAATATTTAGATATGCGAAAGAAAAAGGATTCGCATTGCCGGCTGTAAATGTTACAACTTCAAGCAACATCAACGGTGTGATGGAAACAGCAGCAAAATTAAACGCGCCTGTTATCATCCAATTTTCAAACGGAGGTGGTTTGTACATGGCAGGTAAAGGTCTTTCAAACGAAGACGAAAAAGCCGCTATCGCAGGTTGTGTGGCAGGTGCAAAACACATTCACGAATTGGCAGAATTGTACGGTGCTACAGTAATCTTACACACAGACCACTGTGCAAAAAAATTATTACCTTGGATTGACGGACTTTTAGACGCAAGTGAAAAACACTTTGCTCAAACAGGAAAACCATTGTTCTCTTCTCACATGATTGATTTATCGGAAGAAACCATCGAAGAAAACCTTGAAATTTCCAAAAAATACCTTGAAAGAATGAGCAAAATGGGTATGACTTTGGAAATCGAATTGGGAATCACAGGTGGTGAAGAAGACGGAGTGGACAACACAGGTGTTGATTCTTCTAAATTATATACTCAACCAGAAGAAGTTGCCTATGCGTATGAGGAATTGATGAAAATTTCTCCTCGTTTTACCATTGCAGCTGCCTTTGGAAATGTACACGGAGTTTACAAACCAGGAAATGTAAAATTGACTCCAAAAATTTTAGACAACTCTCAAAAATTTGTTGAACAAAAATACGGAACAGAAAAAAATCCAATCGATTTTGTATTCCACGGAGGTTCTGGTTCTACATTAGAAGAAATCAGAGAAGCTATTTCTTACGGAGTAATCAAAATGAACATCGATACAGATTTGCAATTTGCCTTTACAGAAGGAGCGAGAGATTACATTATTGAGAAAAAAGATTACTTAATGACGCAAATCGGAAATCCAGAAGGAGACGATGTGCCAAACAAAAAATATTACGACCCAAGAAAATGGTTGAGAGAATCTGAAAAAACTTTCAACAAACGATTGGAACAAGCATTTGCAGATTTAAACAATGTAAATACTTTGTAA